The following proteins come from a genomic window of Candidatus Bostrichicola ureolyticus:
- a CDS encoding acetate kinase, with product MKILIINSGSSSIKYQLISMPEKLVLSKGLIERIGTHESKIKYIHNNYKEEKNINLIINDHQTGIEKIYMLLSDPNTGIISSRNEISAIGHRVVHGGEYLRDTTLITEYVKKLIKSLFNIAPLHNKANYMGIEVAEKIFPNIPQVAVFDTAFHHSMHEKAYRYAIPDFFYNKYKIRSYGFHGISHKYVSQCAIKYLKKSKKLIILHLGNGASATAVENGLSVETSMGFGPNSGLIMGTRVGDIDSTVIFYALKYNYTQYELSEILNKKSGMLSISGYSDMRDIKLAYNKGNPKAILAYEMYAHKVKKYIGSFIAIMNGLDALIFTGGIGENDELIRYLICNKMEFLGIYLDKYKNKQNFKQNIEEIQKNDERIKILVIPTNEELQISLEVYNLLK from the coding sequence ATGAAAATACTAATTATTAATTCAGGAAGTTCATCAATAAAATATCAACTAATTTCTATGCCAGAAAAATTGGTTTTGTCTAAGGGTTTAATTGAACGTATTGGTACACATGAAAGTAAAATTAAATATATACATAATAATTATAAAGAAGAAAAAAATATTAACTTAATTATTAATGATCATCAAACAGGTATTGAAAAGATTTATATGTTATTATCAGATCCTAATACTGGTATAATTAGTTCTCGTAATGAAATATCTGCTATAGGACATAGAGTAGTACATGGTGGAGAATATCTTAGAGATACAACTTTAATTACTGAATACGTTAAAAAACTAATTAAATCACTGTTTAATATAGCACCATTACATAATAAAGCTAATTACATGGGTATTGAAGTAGCAGAAAAAATATTTCCTAATATACCACAAGTAGCTGTTTTTGATACAGCTTTTCATCATAGTATGCATGAAAAAGCTTATAGGTATGCAATTCCTGATTTTTTTTATAATAAATATAAAATTCGTTCTTATGGATTTCATGGAATTAGTCATAAATATGTATCACAGTGTGCAATAAAATACTTAAAAAAATCAAAAAAATTAATTATTTTACATTTAGGTAATGGAGCTAGTGCAACAGCAGTGGAAAATGGTCTTTCTGTAGAAACTTCTATGGGATTTGGTCCTAATAGTGGTTTAATAATGGGTACACGTGTTGGAGATATAGATAGTACTGTTATATTTTACGCATTAAAATATAATTATACTCAATATGAATTATCAGAAATTTTAAATAAAAAAAGTGGCATGCTTTCTATATCAGGTTATAGTGATATGCGTGATATTAAATTAGCTTATAATAAAGGTAATCCTAAAGCAATTTTAGCATACGAAATGTATGCACATAAAGTGAAAAAATATATAGGTAGTTTTATTGCAATAATGAATGGTTTGGATGCTTTGATATTTACCGGAGGAATTGGAGAAAATGATGAATTAATTCGTTATTTAATTTGTAATAAAATGGAATTTTTAGGTATTTATTTAGATAAATATAAAAATAAACAAAATTTTAAACAAAATATTGAAGAAATACAAAAAAATGATGAACGTATTAAGA
- the pta gene encoding phosphate acetyltransferase: MKNYSVFITANSDTYGKYIITFGIIRMLINKKLNVAFFKPIREDIENNYINTILSYFNMSYKESFAFTTKEEALENYLKNKNNFFNIIINKYYNLKKKYDFIIVEGTKQTSIFDFNINNLIAPTIQIPIILIINGENKSVETIANNIFLEYDSMQKKGNKIIMIVINNSIISKQKLEVLLYNRINIDTIISIIPYNVTDNVTDLIIAIERFERYIDIILLEKRIINFKIKIVNHQLFQYNIFNISKKLQKHIVLPEGLDERILCASSKFAYNKLGLLTLLGDKEKILIKVKKLGLFWDEQRIKIINPIKSHKYEEFYKKLYELRKNKGLQYDQSKTLMLDVSYFGTMMVYNGLADGMVSGVIHTTAHTIRPALQIIKTINSIKTVSSIFLMLLYDRVIIYSDCAIVPNPTSEQLAEIAICSAITAKSLGIDPKIAMLSYSSGDSGLGKEVDKVKNATIIVKNRAPELIIEGPIQYDAAVDFNVGIRKLPNSNVIGQANVFIFPDLNSGNITYKAVQRETNTIAIGPILQGIKKPINDLSRGSTVDDIYNTIIITTIQANENTNY, from the coding sequence ATGAAGAACTATTCTGTATTTATTACAGCTAATTCAGATACATATGGAAAATATATAATTACATTTGGAATTATACGAATGTTAATTAATAAAAAATTAAATGTAGCTTTTTTCAAGCCTATTAGAGAAGATATAGAAAATAATTACATTAACACAATATTGTCATATTTTAATATGAGTTATAAAGAATCTTTTGCATTTACTACTAAAGAAGAAGCTCTGGAAAATTATCTGAAAAATAAAAATAATTTTTTTAATATTATTATTAATAAATATTACAATTTAAAAAAAAAATATGATTTTATCATAGTAGAAGGAACAAAACAAACAAGTATTTTTGATTTTAATATCAATAATTTAATAGCACCAACTATACAAATACCTATAATTTTAATTATTAATGGAGAAAATAAAAGTGTAGAAACTATTGCTAATAATATATTTCTAGAATATGATTCTATGCAAAAAAAAGGAAATAAAATTATTATGATTGTTATCAATAACTCTATAATTTCAAAACAAAAACTTGAAGTATTATTATATAATCGCATAAATATTGATACAATTATATCAATTATTCCTTATAATGTTACTGATAATGTTACTGATTTAATAATAGCTATAGAACGTTTTGAACGTTATATAGACATAATATTATTGGAGAAAAGAATCATTAATTTTAAAATTAAAATTGTAAATCACCAATTGTTCCAATACAATATTTTTAATATAAGTAAAAAACTTCAAAAACATATAGTATTACCTGAAGGTTTAGATGAACGTATATTATGCGCTTCTTCAAAATTTGCATATAATAAACTTGGTTTATTAACTTTATTAGGAGATAAAGAAAAAATTTTAATAAAAGTTAAAAAATTAGGATTATTTTGGGATGAACAACGCATAAAAATTATCAATCCAATAAAATCTCACAAATATGAAGAATTTTATAAAAAATTATATGAATTAAGAAAAAATAAAGGCTTGCAATATGACCAATCTAAAACACTTATGCTAGATGTCTCTTATTTTGGTACTATGATGGTTTATAATGGATTAGCTGATGGTATGGTATCTGGTGTTATTCATACTACAGCTCATACTATACGGCCAGCACTTCAAATTATAAAAACTATTAATAGTATAAAAACAGTATCATCAATTTTTTTAATGTTATTATATGATAGAGTTATAATATATAGTGATTGTGCTATTGTCCCTAATCCTACATCTGAACAACTAGCAGAAATTGCTATATGTTCAGCTATAACTGCAAAATCATTAGGAATAGACCCTAAAATTGCTATGCTTTCTTATTCATCAGGAGATTCTGGATTAGGAAAAGAAGTAGATAAAGTTAAAAACGCTACAATTATTGTTAAAAATAGAGCACCTGAACTGATAATAGAAGGACCAATTCAATATGATGCTGCAGTAGATTTTAATGTAGGTATACGTAAATTGCCTAATTCTAATGTCATTGGACAAGCTAATGTATTTATTTTTCCTGATTTAAATTCCGGTAATATTACATATAAAGCTGTTCAACGTGAGACTAACACTATAGCAATTGGACCAATTTTACAAGGTATTAAAAAACCTATAAATGATTTAAGTAGAGGTTCTACTGTGGATGATATTTATAATACAATTATTATTACTACTATACAAGCTAATGAAAATACTAATTATTAA